From the Macaca nemestrina isolate mMacNem1 chromosome 2, mMacNem.hap1, whole genome shotgun sequence genome, the window tataatattaaacacaaaagaaaaaaacaactttttaacaCCTAAAATTGGCAATTCTTTCTATATTACCTTCTAATATTCCTCCTGACTAATCTTCCTTTCATAATTTTTCCAGCTCTAGTATCATTCAtagcttatttttttccttggatCTTACAAAAACACTAGCTTTGGTTAGCTCTACTCTGAAGATGGAGAAACTGTTCCTTGCCAGTAAAgtaaaatagagacaataaaaatatGCAGAGGAAGAGGGGTATGGAATCTCTTTCCAGCTTAGTCCCCTATTATAAATTGTACTGACTGAACTTTTTTACCTTTACTGTAGCAAATcagtggcaaaaacaaaacactaccagctatttgaattaaatatttaaaataggtaaaataaatagTAGAATGCTCTAAGTGCATTTCAGCAACAAAAACTTGCTCTTAAATATTTCCCACCAATACTTAAAATGCTCAGCAATATAGTTATGTGGCAATAAAGTAATGTACCAAATGTTTCTGAATAAACTTTTAATATCTATAAAACACCTTTTTCTGACAAAAACAGATTTCAAGGTCTTATCCCTTGTGAGGCTCTTTTCCCAACCACTTAACTGACCTAATTGCCTCTTTTCAGAACTCACCCTAGACGATCTCTCTAACACCACTGAAAAAGCTTCACAGCATAGTAAAGCTATGCTATACTATGGTGAAGTTACTATGCTCTAGTATGCTATAGTATAGTAACACATACTCTGCTATAGTAAAGAGTTGAGTCCTTCAAACTATACTGCCAGAATCTGAATCTCAACTCTACCACTAGCTGACAACATGGTTCAATTACTAAAGCTGAGATCTTAATTTCATTATCTATAGAATAGAGATCATGACAATACTTGTTCTTATAAGAACATACAAcacacttagaacagtgcctggcacatattaagaGCTCAAGTAAATCTAAGATATCAAGATCTCAACATAAGAACTCAAGTAAATATAAGACTCATCAGGTGTTGGGAAAGAATAAAGACCCTCTACTTTCTCCTCCAAATATTAACTCTATGAGGTACCAGAATGAATAAAAACCCTTGACTTCATGGAGTTAATATTGGGAGGAGAAAGTAGACAATTAAGTtaacataaataagtaaaatatatggtATGTTAAATAGtgaaaaatgctaagaaaaacaaagctgggaAGGGCCAGAGAGTTGAGAGAAGGTATAGTCCAAGATAGGGTGACCAAGAACATCCTAACTCAGAGAGTGACATTTCAGTAAGGACTGGGTTGGAGAAATATGTCACATACTACATGGGAAAGAACACTTCAAATAGAAGAGAAGGCAAGTGCCAAGGCCCTAAAGCCAGATGGTGCCAGATTTGTGTGAGAACCACAAGGACAGTGAGACTGAAGCAGAGCAAGGGAGAGTtgtaggagatgaggtcagaggggTGACAGGAGGGTGAAGTCATTGTGGAGCTTTGTAGGCTGTAGTTTTTCCTCTAAGAGATAATGCCAAAGGAGGATTTTAGGCACAGAAATGACATGGTCTGACCTACATTTTAACTCTGAATTCTGTGTTAAGACCAAAGGTTTGTGGTGGGGGCAGTTTGGGGGTAGTTGGTACAAAAAGGAAACAAGGAGAACACTTAGGAGACTACTGTGACGATCAAGATGAAAAGTAACAGggacttggctgggcgcagtggctcatgcttataatcccagcactttgggagtctgagaggggtggatcatgaggtcagaagttgaagaccagccttagcaatatggtgaaaccctatctctactaaaaatacaaaaattagccaggcgtggtggcgcgtgcctgtagtcccagctacttgggaggctgaggcagaaggattgaaCCCggcagatggaggttgcagtgagccaagattgtgccactgcactccagcctaggaaacaaagcaagactctgtctcgaaaataaaaaataaaaataacagggacttgaaccagggagatggtaAGAGGTGGCTAGATccaaatacattttgaaagagATGTTGACAAGACTTGCTATGTTTGCATATGAActgtagggggaaaaaaaaaaaaagtcaagaatgacttccggccaggcatggtggctcatgcgtataatcccagcactttgggaggccgaagagggtggatcacctaagatcaggagtttgtgaccaacccggccaacatggtgaaaccctgtcactaataaaaatacaaaaattagccgggcgtagtggcacatgcctgtagtctcagccacttgggaggctgaggcgggagaatcacttgaacctggaaggcggaggttgcagtgagccgagactgcgccactgcgctccagcctgggggacagagccagactcggtctcaaaaaactaacaaacaaaaagagacttCCGAATCTCTGGTCTGAGCAACTGAAAAAACAGAGTGGCCAGAAGAGAGATGGGGCAATTTATGGGTTCAGAGGAAGATTATGAGCTCATTTTGGACAGAGGCATTAAATGCAGCTGTCAGGTAGGTAGTTCTTTAAGAGCAACCTAGACTGGAGATACAAATTTGGGTCATCAGCTTATGAACAGCATTTAATGCCCTGAGACTAAAAAATGATGGATAAAAATAAGACTGAGTCTAAATTCTTCCAATATTTACAGGTGGGGGAGATAAGGAGTggccaggaaaaagaaaatagtgataAAGGAAGAGCCAAAAAGGTAAGGGAAAAAACCAGGAGAAATACTTTTCTTCAAAGTGTTTCAAGAAAAGATTGTGTTCAGTGCTGATGGGTTAAACTCATCAAGTCCTATTGCTTCTACTTCCAAAAACATATCCTAATGGTTCCCATTTACGCCATCTCTATCATTCAAGTCTCTTCTGTGAACTACTCCCACCCACTCCCCAGGAAACTATTCTCTATATAGAAAGCaacaacatcttttaaaaatataaatcagggccaggcatggtggctcatgcctgtgatcttagcactctgggaggacaaggtggacagatggcttgagcccaggagttcaagaccagcctggacaacatagggacaccttgtttcagttttaaaaaattttaaattacatatcaaaaagaaaaaaatatatacaaatcacgTCAATATCCTATTTATCTTTTAACTGTCTTCTACTGCAcctagaataaaatctaaactccttCCTTTGGCCCACAAGCCCTTTATGATGTGGTCCATGCCTACCTTTCTACTTCATTCTTCCCATGTTACTATTCTCATTCCTTTCTATCTACATTCACTTTGTTCTTATGCAGTAATTCTGTTCCTAAAACATATCGGTCTCATTCACTGCCTTGGCACCCCAACTCCTATACCTAGAATATACTCCCTTGGCTCTTCATCTGCCTGGCTTCTCAACATTTAGTCTCACATCTCAAATATCTGCTTAGAGAGACCCTGCCTGATTATTGTATCAAAACCTAAAATTATcccatttatcttttaaattgtaTATTGTCCTTCTCACCCTAAATTATAAATTCCTCAAGGACAGGAGgaatttatatactttatatacttatataactgtaaattaaatatatactacAGCATTTAAAACTTTACATATAGTAGACTTCCATGATTATTTCACAAAATACCAGTCCTTTAAAACCAAAGGAATATTACCAGGACATTGGTTTAACCTTTTACCCAAAACAGGCATCATTTCTGTAACATGCCTGATGGGAGTCATCATTCAAGAACATCTTGAAAATCTCCAGTGATGGCAAACTCAGCACCTCATGAAGCAGCTCATTTCATCTTGGGAAAGCAGTATTTGTTTGAAAAGTCTTCTTTACAAATTGAATCAAACCTCTTTCCATGTAATTTCCACCCACTGCCCTTTGGAGTTATGCCAAGTAAGTCTAATCCCACTTGCATATACAGATCTTTGTGTTTTAGAAGATAGTCATATACACACCCTATATCTTCTCTTTTACGGGACAAATATTACCATTTGTTTCAATGAGTCTCCATTTGGCATGGTTTTCAAATCTCATCCTTTCCATGCTAGTTTGGTAATTCCTAATTTATGaatttccatctcaaaatatgctCAGAAGTTCATAGAGTTCCCCTTACCCTTGCAATTTGCTCTGAATAGCATAGAGTCGGCAGAGTTTAGTTTATCCATACATCAGACTATTATTTATAAAAGCATAATGACTATTCTGATAGTTCTGATAGAAAGCTTAATTAGCCTGGgtaggtggctcacaccttaatcccagcactttgggaggccaaggtgggcggatcacgaggtcaggagttagagacccacctggccaatatggtgaaacaccgtctctactaaaaatacaaaaaaattagctgggcgtggtggcaggtgcctgtaatcccagctactcaggaggctgaggcaggagaatcacttaaacccgagaggcagaagttgcagtgagtgagcagaggtcgcaccattgcatgccagcaagactcacagagcaagactccatctccaaaaaaaaaaaaaaccttacttaATTAAAATCTCCAATACTTTCATAGACACTATTGTGAACCCAAGGGTCTTCTACTCTGtagatatgaaaatatttttcttatagctagatgaaatattttaaatctattcctgttaaatatatttgttatttttactatAAAGTTCCACACTATTTTAATCTTTGAATCCCTACCCTGTACTTCAACATACTAAAGATTCCTCCAAATTTTATACCATCTACACATTTGTTAAGTATGCCTCCTATGACAACATccagattaataaaaatatttccataaacaTATCAAACACTGAGTCCTACAGCATAACAGCATCACattcagagacttttttttttctggttgatattaatattatatgtGGTCCAATGAGCTATTTGTACTCCCTAACAGCCTCTTCttatcttcaaaaatgtcaagaaaGACATTTCTAAAATCAAGATGCTCTGTGATAATAGTATTTTACTGCTTCTTAATcccttcattttatatatatgtatgtcattTCATGTATATCTATATCATTAAATATAAGTTAGGTACATCAATTTGATTCTTACGGATAACTACCAACACAGCATGTGATAAGtgtcaatattattattactcccaaaataagattttatataaatatattctcatGTTTATAAAAGTATCACCTAATACAAATCGATATAAATTTTGTTCTAAGACAGTCTGGATATCTTTGCAAAAGAATGTTAAGAATGAGAAATCAGCATAATCAAACCAATGTTTTCATATATATGCAACAGTTAGAAAAAACACTATGCCAAGTAATATGTTAATTCAGAGGCTTcggaaaacttaaaataaattcaatattatCCATATAGCTTAACGTTCTCATATAAAATCTGTACTGTCATTACAATGGTTTTAACTGAATGACGCATATTTAGCAAACcgagtattttttaatattacattGGCCAAATTAACTGGAAACACTATCTTGAGTGACAAAGGCACTTTCGGCATCTGAAGATTAATCCTATAAGTTGAAGGTATAGTCAAAagcattctttatttaaaaaaaaaaactatcatgtGACAGATATTATGACCCTGAAGAACTTACTTTTGGCCAACTGTGTCTGCATCACTGCTTTCTCGGCTATTGCACACAACTAAATGGCACTCACATGCAAAGTAACttacagattatttcatattACTTTCCCTATTTAAATGGCTTTTATGAGGAAACTCATggatgttttctaattttttaaccTCATTCGAGAAAACTAGGAGAATTTTTGCTGGGATATAGACAGTTATGTGAAGTCAACTGCTACTGGGGAAAAATATCAAATTTCTACTTGTTCAATACAAAAATGTTTGCTTCTtaggaggaaagggaagatgaAAGACCGACTACAAGAACTAAAGCAGAGAACAAAGGAAATTGAACTCTCTAGAGACAGTCATGTACCAACTACAGAAACAGAGGAGCAAGGGGTGTTTCTGCAGCAAGCTGTTATTTATGAAAGAGAGTCTGTAGCTGAGAGTCACCTACATGAAATCCAAAAACTACAGGAAAGTATTAACAATTTGGCAGACAATGTTCAAAAATTTGGGCAGCAGCAGCAAAGTCTGGTGGCTTCAATGAGAAGGTTTAGTCTACTTAAGAGAGAGTCTACCATTACAAAGGAGGTAAAAATCCAGGCAGAATACATCAACAGAAGTTTGAATGATTTAGTTAAAGAAGTTAAAAAGTCAGAGGTTGAAAATGGTCCATCATCAGTGGTCACAAGGATACTTAAATCTCAGCATGCTTCAATGTTCCGCCATTTTCAGCAAATCATGTTTACCTACAATGATACAATAGCAGCAAAGCAAGAGAAGTGCAAGACATTTATTTTGCGTCAGCTTGATGTTGCTGGAAAAGAGATGTCTGAAGAAGAAGTAAATGATATGCTTCATCAAGGAAAATGGGAAGTTTTTAATGAAAGCTTACTTACAGAAATCAATATCACTAAAGCACAACTTTCAGAGATTGAACAGAGACACAAGGAACTTGTTAATTTAGAGAATCAAATAAAGGATTTAAGGGATCTTTTCATTCAGATATCTCTTTTAGTAGAAGAGCAAGGAGAGAGCATCAACAATATTGAAATGACAGTGAATAGTACAAAAGAGTATGTTAATAATACTAAAGAGAAATTTGGACTAgctgtaaaatacaaaaaaagaaatccttgcAGAGTACTGTGTTGTTGGTGCTGTCCATGCTGTAGCTCAAAATAAAGaagctattttaaaactttttccagCTTTAGGGTAAAAGATAACTCATATTTCAGTGtcttgtattgtttttcttcatcttgtGGATCCATTCACATACCTTTCAGCACTGTCAAGTTGTAATTTTCCCCTTTAACCCTAATCCACTAAAATTACAGAAACTTCTGTAGCCAGTTACATAAAACACgcttttatttaattaaagtaaaaaaaaaatacggtTACTATCAACTCACAAATTAACTATTGAAAAGGAGATGAATAATCTTAAGTCTTCTGGTCAGGTATCAAGCtctatattatacatttttctcatctgttaagtAGTAATGACTACCTAGGCAATCCAATTGGCtgatttgagaatattttaatagttaaGAATCATGCTACAATAAAGCTAAACCAAACTAGAACCTTTAtcaaatcttttctcttttttttaagacagagtttcactctgtcatccaggctggagtgcagtggcatgatcctggctcactgcaatccccacctcctgggttcaagcgattctcgtgccttagcctcccaaggagctgggattaccggtgtgcacctccacactcagctaatttttgtattttttagtagggggcaaggtattgccatgttggcgaggctggtctcaaattcctgaccttcagtgatccgccccgctgggcctcccaaagtgttggaattacaggcgtaagacaccacgcccggccctttatCAAATCTTTTATCCTCAGAAGGTAACTTAACTCAATGTCAACAGATCAGAGAAAACTCAAC encodes:
- the LOC105477419 gene encoding syntaxin-19 isoform X1 is translated as MRCSDFLPKAGLQHGRWKTNKRKKTERRKGKMKDRLQELKQRTKEIELSRDSHVPTTETEEQGVFLQQAVIYERESVAESHLHEIQKLQESINNLADNVQKFGQQQQSLVASMRRFSLLKRESTITKEVKIQAEYINRSLNDLVKEVKKSEVENGPSSVVTRILKSQHASMFRHFQQIMFTYNDTIAAKQEKCKTFILRQLDVAGKEMSEEEVNDMLHQGKWEVFNESLLTEINITKAQLSEIEQRHKELVNLENQIKDLRDLFIQISLLVEEQGESINNIEMTVNSTKEYVNNTKEKFGLAVKYKKRNPCRVLCCWCCPCCSSK
- the LOC105477419 gene encoding syntaxin-19 isoform X2, which encodes MKDRLQELKQRTKEIELSRDSHVPTTETEEQGVFLQQAVIYERESVAESHLHEIQKLQESINNLADNVQKFGQQQQSLVASMRRFSLLKRESTITKEVKIQAEYINRSLNDLVKEVKKSEVENGPSSVVTRILKSQHASMFRHFQQIMFTYNDTIAAKQEKCKTFILRQLDVAGKEMSEEEVNDMLHQGKWEVFNESLLTEINITKAQLSEIEQRHKELVNLENQIKDLRDLFIQISLLVEEQGESINNIEMTVNSTKEYVNNTKEKFGLAVKYKKRNPCRVLCCWCCPCCSSK